From Phragmites australis chromosome 5, lpPhrAust1.1, whole genome shotgun sequence, a single genomic window includes:
- the LOC133917612 gene encoding uncharacterized protein LOC133917612 translates to MAAVVAAVEAGVVAVASGRSSRLLRSLYWRLRALVRRLQSERARRGRRFSFHYDALSYALNFDDGRAASAADLVLVSSDVLR, encoded by the coding sequence atggcggccgtggtggcggcggtggaggcaggggtggtggcggtggcgagcGGGAGGAGCAGCAGGCTGCTGCGGAGCCTCTACTGGCGCCTGCGCGCGCTGGTTCGGCGGCTGCAGTCGGAGCGGGCCAGGCGCGGGCGCCGGTTCAGCTTCCACTACGACGCGCTCAGCTACGCGCTCAACTTCGACGACGGACGCGCCGCTTCCGCCGCCGACCTCGTCCTTGTTTCCAGCGACGTGCTTCGGTGA